A segment of the Agromyces sp. H17E-10 genome:
CGCCGAGCGTGCCCGGGATGCTGTCGCCGCGCTTCGGGTAGTGGCCGAGCATGTCGGCGAGAAACATGGTCGGGCCGGTGAGCAGCACGTAGCAGCAGCAGGCGATCACGAGCGTCCTCCCGCCCTCGAGCGAGCCGGTGTTCACGAGGAGGAGCCCGGTGATGAAGCCGAGCCCGATCGCGAGGTTCCTGAAGCCCGTCGGAATCGCCCACATCATGACCGCGTCGACGTTCTGCGGCGGTGTGCTCAGGAAACGCTGGGCGAACGGGCGGTGCAGCATGAAGCTCTCGATCGGGAAGACCGTGAGGTAGATCAGGGCCTGCAGTCCGACGAAGAGCTGCGCGACGAGGTTCATGCCCGCGAGGGTACGCAGCCCGCGAGGCTGCGT
Coding sequences within it:
- a CDS encoding DUF1304 family protein, which translates into the protein MNLVAQLFVGLQALIYLTVFPIESFMLHRPFAQRFLSTPPQNVDAVMMWAIPTGFRNLAIGLGFITGLLLVNTGSLEGGRTLVIACCCYVLLTGPTMFLADMLGHYPKRGDSIPGTLGATVPAAIALVAMAF